In Curtobacterium sp. L6-1, a genomic segment contains:
- a CDS encoding NADP-dependent oxidoreductase, with translation MKVVGVETFGGPAALAVHEVPEVHAGAGSVRIAVRAFAVNPTDTGVRAGERDSSAARSPYVPGMDAAGVIDEVGPDVEGWPIGDEVMAMALPLTGHGGAYVEYLVAPVGSFTRIPRDTTIEEASTVPMNGLTAIQMLELAGLERGQTLAVTGAAGLLGNYVVQFAKAAGLTVVADSSEQDEPLVRSLGPDHVVRRGDGFTDAVRAIVPEGADALFDCAVQRDVVVPALRDGGVFVDVRGWEGNGAAGIRFERVFVFSEYRSFDKLERLRQAVEGGTIVPRVAEVLPAARATEAHERLEAGGTRGRFVLTW, from the coding sequence ATGAAGGTCGTCGGAGTCGAAACGTTCGGAGGGCCTGCAGCCCTCGCTGTCCACGAAGTCCCGGAGGTCCACGCCGGCGCTGGTTCGGTACGCATCGCCGTCCGTGCGTTCGCGGTGAACCCGACCGACACCGGTGTCCGTGCCGGTGAGCGGGACAGTTCGGCCGCCCGGTCGCCCTACGTCCCCGGGATGGACGCCGCGGGCGTCATCGACGAGGTGGGACCGGACGTCGAGGGCTGGCCGATCGGTGACGAGGTGATGGCCATGGCGCTCCCGTTGACCGGGCACGGGGGAGCGTACGTCGAGTACCTCGTCGCGCCGGTCGGGTCGTTCACGCGGATCCCGCGCGACACCACGATCGAGGAAGCGTCCACGGTGCCGATGAACGGTCTGACGGCGATCCAGATGCTCGAGCTCGCCGGGCTCGAACGCGGGCAGACCCTGGCCGTGACCGGTGCGGCCGGACTGCTCGGCAACTACGTCGTGCAGTTCGCGAAGGCAGCGGGACTCACGGTGGTCGCCGACAGTTCGGAGCAGGACGAGCCGCTCGTCCGGTCGCTCGGGCCGGACCACGTCGTGCGGCGCGGGGACGGGTTCACCGATGCGGTTCGGGCGATCGTCCCCGAGGGCGCAGACGCCCTCTTCGACTGCGCTGTGCAGCGGGACGTCGTCGTGCCGGCACTCCGGGACGGCGGCGTCTTCGTCGACGTCCGTGGGTGGGAGGGCAACGGCGCTGCCGGCATCCGCTTCGAGCGCGTCTTCGTGTTCAGCGAGTACCGCTCCTTCGACAAGCTCGAGCGGCTGCGCCAGGCGGTCGAGGGCGGCACGATCGTGCCCCGTGTCGCCGAGGTGCTGCCGGCAGCGCGTGCGACCGAGGCTCACGAACGCCTCGAGGCCGGTGGGACGCGCGGGCGCTTCGTCCTGACCTGGTGA
- a CDS encoding SDR family NAD(P)-dependent oxidoreductase — translation MTTNTTTATTTLAGRTALVTGASSGIGEAIAHELAAAGAVVVVTGRDAVRTEAVVTAIREAGGSAEGAVVDLASHPDEVRALGARATSLLGGHVDVLVNNAGVYPIGPTATLTDADADALWAVNVRAPHLLVGALAPAMADRGAGAVVNIGSWMARVGVPVAALYPATKAAVEQLTRAWAAEFGPAGVRVNTVSPGATSTPGNADSADALAAMTAGTPAGVPVRPVDVARAVRWLVSDEAAFVHGATLDVDGGIAATRLS, via the coding sequence CGAGCGGCATCGGTGAGGCCATCGCCCACGAACTCGCCGCTGCCGGCGCCGTCGTCGTCGTCACCGGCCGTGACGCCGTCCGGACCGAGGCCGTCGTGACGGCGATCCGCGAAGCCGGCGGCTCTGCAGAGGGAGCCGTCGTCGACCTGGCCAGCCACCCCGACGAGGTGCGCGCCCTGGGGGCGCGGGCCACGAGCCTCCTCGGCGGCCACGTGGACGTCCTCGTCAACAACGCCGGTGTGTACCCAATCGGCCCGACCGCCACCCTGACCGACGCCGACGCCGACGCACTGTGGGCCGTCAACGTCCGCGCACCCCACCTGCTCGTCGGGGCACTCGCTCCGGCGATGGCCGACCGCGGTGCGGGTGCGGTCGTGAACATCGGCTCGTGGATGGCACGTGTCGGCGTCCCCGTCGCTGCCCTTTACCCCGCCACGAAGGCCGCGGTCGAGCAGCTCACCCGCGCCTGGGCCGCCGAGTTCGGGCCCGCCGGTGTCCGCGTCAACACGGTGTCCCCGGGTGCGACCTCGACGCCCGGTAACGCGGACTCCGCCGACGCGCTCGCGGCGATGACCGCCGGCACCCCGGCCGGCGTCCCGGTCCGCCCGGTGGACGTCGCCCGCGCCGTCCGGTGGCTCGTCTCCGACGAGGCGGCGTTCGTCCACGGCGCGACCCTCGACGTCGACGGCGGCATCGCGGCCACCCGCCTCAGCTGA